Proteins from a genomic interval of Trifolium pratense cultivar HEN17-A07 linkage group LG6, ARS_RC_1.1, whole genome shotgun sequence:
- the LOC123891347 gene encoding germin-like protein subfamily 1 member 17, with protein MKVLCFLVSILALASSVAFAYDPSPLQDFCVAIKDPKDGVFVNGKFCKDPALVKAEDFFKHIEAGNTSNPLGSQVTPVTVDQLFGLNTLGISLARIDFAPKGLNPPHTHPRGTEILIVLEGTLYVGFVTSNQGNTNRLFTKVLNKGDVFVFPIGLIHFQLNVGYGNAVAIAGLSSQNAGVITIANALFKSNPAISDEVLTKAFQVDKSIIDYLQGQSWYDNN; from the exons ATGAAGGTTCTCTGCTTCCTAGTTAGTATCTTGGCTTTGGCATCATCTGTTGCCTTTGCTTATGACCCCAGCCCTCTCCAAGACTTTTGTGTTGCAATCAAAGATCCCAAAGATGGTG TATTTGTGAACGGAAAATTCTGTAAAGATCCTGCTCTTGTTAAAGCTGAAGATTTCTTCAAACATATTGAAGCTGGGAATACCTCAAACCCATTGGGCTCTCAAGTAACTCCGGTCACTGTAGACCAACTATTTGGACTTAACACACTCGGCATATCTTTGGCTCGCATTGATTTTGCACCTAAGGGTTTAAACCCACCCCACACTCACCCCCGAGGCACAGAGATCCTTATAGTCCTCGAAGGAACTCTTTATGTTGGATTTGTCACGTCCAATCAAGGCAATACTAATCGCCTTTTCACCAAAGTCCTCAATAAGGGTGATGTATTTGTGTTCCCAATAGGTCTAATTCATTTTCAACTAAACGTGGGATATGGCAATGCGGTTGCTATTGCTGGGCTTAGCAGTCAAAATGCAGGAGTTATCACAATTGCAAATGCTTTGTTTAAATCTAATCCAGCCATTTCTGATGAGGTTCTTACCAAAGCTTTTCAGGTGGATAAAAGCATAATTGATTATCTTCAAGGACAATCTTGGTATGACAACAACTAG